A single genomic interval of Dyella sp. GSA-30 harbors:
- a CDS encoding DUF4386 domain-containing protein: MSHESKLARLAGLLYLIVVIAGVFRLVYVPSHILVSDDMHATINRIAASELLFRAGIASALVEQVAFLLLPLALFYLLQSVSKPIAVLMTAFVAVSVPIALAGLGHQLDVLDLLSDVRKQPFAPGQLELLVKQSFDAYDNQLRITELFWGLWLLPFGYLVFKSGLLPRILGIFLMLGCFSYVVEVFGSILFAQYSSTAIAHYIRMPAAVGEIGTCFWLLLFGARRRAGAKL; this comes from the coding sequence ATGAGCCACGAAAGCAAGCTCGCTCGATTGGCGGGCCTCTTGTATCTCATCGTCGTCATCGCAGGGGTATTCAGGCTGGTCTACGTCCCCTCGCATATCCTCGTCTCCGATGATATGCACGCAACAATCAATCGCATTGCTGCGTCCGAGCTCCTGTTTCGAGCGGGTATTGCCAGCGCCCTGGTCGAACAGGTGGCGTTTCTGCTCCTGCCTCTGGCTCTCTTCTACCTTTTGCAATCCGTCAGCAAGCCGATTGCGGTTCTCATGACGGCCTTTGTCGCTGTCAGTGTCCCAATCGCGCTGGCTGGCCTGGGCCATCAGCTGGACGTGTTGGACCTGTTAAGCGATGTCCGCAAACAGCCTTTTGCGCCGGGACAGCTGGAGTTGCTGGTCAAGCAATCCTTCGACGCCTATGACAACCAGCTACGGATCACGGAGTTGTTCTGGGGACTATGGCTATTGCCTTTTGGCTACCTGGTCTTCAAGTCCGGGTTGCTACCCAGAATCCTCGGAATCTTCCTGATGCTCGGCTGCTTCAGCTATGTCGTAGAGGTGTTTGGCAGCATCCTGTTTGCTCAGTATTCGAGTACCGCCATTGCACACTACATACGAATGCCCGCTGCTGTAGGCGAGATCGGCACCTGCTTCTGGCTCCTTTTGTTTGGTGCGCGCCGCCGCGCCGGGGCAAAGCTCTGA
- a CDS encoding VOC family protein encodes MRRLLLCSVFAVSYLFGTQNTGAEPNETPPAAGLSHVPVAVKNLSEASADFARLGFVLKPGHLHDDGIQNNHVKFPDGTEIELISASRTVDSITASYVTFLARGDGPAFLALYAPDLQRVAAWLDKAQLQYTREDGLISLAENGPHPDIFFAGLNHSPTDLPRYFQHPNGATRLLAVWMVGKDFVAERSLFRGLGATSATSVTRMPKKTSVETMRFKQGEIRLLPMSYQVVPGHRIVGVTVQTSDLGKVRRSLRAAGLGIPPEITSSDGKSLFVPPTLARGMWIEFRETKP; translated from the coding sequence ATGCGCAGACTTCTGCTTTGCTCTGTCTTCGCTGTGAGCTATCTATTCGGTACGCAGAACACAGGTGCCGAGCCGAATGAAACGCCGCCCGCCGCTGGCCTGAGTCATGTGCCGGTTGCCGTCAAGAACCTGAGCGAGGCCTCGGCCGACTTTGCCCGTCTGGGCTTTGTCCTCAAACCCGGGCACCTGCACGACGATGGCATTCAAAACAACCACGTGAAATTTCCGGACGGAACGGAAATCGAATTGATCAGCGCATCCCGCACGGTCGACTCGATCACTGCCTCCTATGTCACGTTTCTGGCGCGAGGAGACGGGCCTGCCTTCCTCGCGCTCTATGCTCCGGATCTTCAGCGCGTTGCCGCATGGCTGGATAAAGCACAACTGCAATACACGCGGGAGGATGGGTTGATCTCCCTAGCCGAGAACGGGCCTCATCCAGATATCTTCTTTGCTGGCTTGAACCACTCGCCCACCGATCTCCCCCGGTACTTTCAGCATCCCAACGGCGCGACACGGCTGCTCGCTGTCTGGATGGTTGGTAAGGATTTCGTGGCGGAGCGCAGTCTTTTTCGTGGCCTCGGCGCGACATCGGCAACTAGCGTGACCCGCATGCCGAAGAAGACGTCCGTTGAAACCATGCGCTTCAAACAAGGCGAGATACGTCTGCTACCAATGAGCTATCAGGTAGTGCCCGGCCATCGCATCGTTGGCGTTACGGTCCAAACATCCGATCTGGGCAAGGTGAGGCGCTCGCTTCGCGCAGCCGGTCTCGGCATCCCGCCTGAGATAACTTCCAGTGACGGGAAGAGTCTGTTCGTTCCGCCAACGCTTGCACGCGGCATGTGGATTGAGTTTCGGGAGACGAAGCCCTAG
- a CDS encoding SMI1/KNR4 family protein, with the protein MAELVDQEQPIVDAEFRQFETLFCRSLPDSFRLHYLRDNGGSPLEDDVEAGRWGLPVHGFNPIKYGTLTIETLVEDYGDITPSDHDVGTWARSTFVPFAYDAGGHAIFMSLRDSDYGYIYLYDPDNGAIFLIERSFEMFRAQLYEATTE; encoded by the coding sequence ATGGCCGAGTTAGTCGATCAGGAACAACCCATAGTCGATGCGGAATTTCGCCAGTTCGAGACGCTCTTTTGCCGCTCGCTGCCGGACTCATTCCGATTGCATTATTTGCGCGACAACGGCGGCTCCCCTTTGGAGGACGATGTCGAGGCGGGGCGTTGGGGACTGCCCGTTCATGGCTTCAACCCGATCAAGTACGGGACGCTGACCATCGAAACACTAGTCGAAGACTATGGCGATATCACGCCGAGCGATCACGATGTCGGCACGTGGGCCAGGTCGACGTTTGTTCCCTTCGCCTATGACGCCGGTGGCCACGCCATCTTTATGTCGTTGCGCGATTCGGACTATGGCTACATTTATCTTTATGATCCGGACAATGGTGCCATCTTTCTGATCGAGCGGTCCTTTGAGATGTTTCGAGCGCAGCTCTATGAGGCTACGACGGAGTAG